In one Desulfoferula mesophila genomic region, the following are encoded:
- a CDS encoding radical SAM protein: MRYDGPIYRPPSEADSLLVQATVGCPHNKCSFCMTYKKGPPFRVRPVAEIVQDLREAREELGPGVRTLFFPAGDSLAMPTGDLAAICAEGRKLFPHLERITVYAGMKSILKHGPQGLRRLREAGLQRLHVGLETGHDPTLLRVKKGVTSAQQIEAGRLALEAGLELSLYVVLGLAGPEESQAHARATAWVVNAINQAGTLSLRLRTLLPKINTLLLHQLNKGRFTLCTPQQTIAEAGLIIAGLTGPLSLHSDHYTNHLNLRGSLPKDRELLLAQVEEARCLPRDAFRRDFVGTQ, encoded by the coding sequence ATGCGCTACGACGGCCCCATCTACCGCCCCCCCTCCGAGGCCGACAGCCTGTTGGTGCAGGCCACGGTGGGCTGCCCCCACAACAAGTGCAGCTTTTGCATGACCTACAAAAAGGGCCCGCCCTTTAGGGTGCGGCCGGTGGCCGAGATCGTGCAGGACCTCCGCGAGGCCCGCGAGGAGTTGGGGCCCGGGGTACGCACCCTGTTTTTCCCGGCGGGCGACAGCCTGGCCATGCCCACCGGCGACCTGGCCGCCATCTGCGCCGAGGGACGCAAGCTGTTCCCCCACCTGGAGCGCATCACCGTGTACGCCGGGATGAAGAGCATCCTGAAGCACGGGCCCCAAGGGTTGCGAAGGCTCCGGGAGGCCGGGCTGCAACGCCTGCACGTGGGTCTGGAGACCGGCCACGACCCCACCTTGCTGCGGGTGAAAAAAGGGGTGACCAGCGCCCAGCAAATCGAGGCCGGTCGCCTGGCCCTGGAGGCGGGTCTGGAGTTGAGCCTCTACGTGGTGCTGGGCCTGGCCGGGCCGGAGGAATCCCAAGCCCACGCCCGGGCCACGGCCTGGGTGGTCAACGCCATCAACCAGGCCGGAACGCTAAGCCTGAGACTCCGGACCCTGCTGCCCAAGATCAACACCCTGCTGTTGCACCAGCTCAACAAGGGCCGCTTCACCCTGTGCACCCCCCAACAAACCATTGCCGAGGCGGGGCTCATCATCGCGGGTCTCACCGGTCCCCTGAGCCTGCACAGCGACCACTACACCAACCACCTCAACCTGCGCGGAAGCCTGCCCAAAGACCGGGAGCTGCTTTTGGCCCAGGTTGAGGAGGCCCGTTGCCTGCCCCGCGACGCCTTTCGCAGAGATTTCGTGGGCACCCAATAG
- a CDS encoding LysM peptidoglycan-binding domain-containing protein, whose product MISSYDDMGPRIDLGGETPPPEAPSPGLGPKAPRIPGAAPTLRPSAPKSGPGALGLVSLLLSLLALSVAIWGLLSQPEMIPQPPISSSVVPGATAERVAKLEKDVGDLMLRMVTLEKEIKAVSSKAGSVTKLTELSNRVAGLQDRVDALSVERKISTMEKKSAAPAPSAAPAKAAPAKAAPPKEEPKPAPKAKEPEREKQVYTVRRGDTLFTIAQRYKVTMRDIKTWNNLRSNMVMIGQKLVIYK is encoded by the coding sequence ATGATTTCTTCCTACGACGACATGGGACCCCGCATCGACCTGGGAGGCGAAACCCCGCCGCCGGAGGCTCCCTCCCCCGGCCTGGGCCCCAAAGCGCCCCGCATACCCGGCGCGGCCCCCACGCTGCGTCCCAGCGCCCCCAAGAGCGGCCCCGGCGCCTTGGGCTTGGTGAGCCTCCTGCTATCCCTGCTGGCCCTGTCCGTGGCCATCTGGGGGCTTTTGAGCCAGCCGGAGATGATCCCCCAACCCCCGATTTCATCCTCGGTGGTGCCCGGGGCCACCGCCGAACGGGTGGCCAAGCTGGAAAAGGACGTGGGCGACCTCATGTTGCGCATGGTCACCCTGGAGAAGGAAATCAAGGCCGTGTCTTCCAAGGCCGGTTCGGTGACCAAGCTCACCGAGCTGTCCAACCGGGTGGCCGGGCTGCAAGACCGCGTGGACGCCTTGAGCGTGGAACGCAAAATCTCGACCATGGAAAAAAAGAGCGCCGCCCCTGCCCCTTCGGCCGCTCCGGCCAAGGCGGCCCCGGCCAAGGCGGCCCCGCCCAAGGAGGAGCCCAAGCCCGCGCCCAAGGCCAAGGAGCCCGAGCGGGAAAAACAGGTCTACACCGTGCGCCGGGGCGACACCCTGTTCACCATCGCCCAGCGCTACAAGGTCACCATGCGCGACATCAAGACCTGGAACAACCTGCGCAGCAACATGGTGATGATCGGCCAGAAGCTGGTGATCTACAAATAG
- a CDS encoding Zn-ribbon domain-containing OB-fold protein, with protein sequence MPKPEMDTRFSKFGTVSFTAVTKVNDFIGYLEEGKVAGTQCTKCGQKFFPPRADCFACPGEPVEWFEVEGTGKLMTFSELMYAPIGFGEDLPYAIAVLDYGDFKVFGRIGEVPFEEVKIGMEMVTKVNQLPNGNLNYVFEKA encoded by the coding sequence ATGCCTAAACCGGAAATGGACACCCGTTTCAGCAAATTCGGCACGGTGAGCTTCACCGCGGTGACCAAGGTCAACGATTTCATCGGCTACCTGGAAGAGGGCAAGGTGGCGGGCACCCAGTGCACCAAGTGCGGGCAGAAATTTTTCCCGCCCCGGGCCGACTGCTTCGCCTGCCCCGGTGAGCCGGTGGAGTGGTTCGAGGTAGAGGGCACGGGCAAGCTGATGACCTTCAGCGAGCTTATGTACGCGCCCATCGGCTTTGGCGAGGACCTGCCCTACGCCATCGCGGTGTTGGACTACGGCGACTTCAAGGTCTTCGGCCGCATCGGCGAGGTGCCCTTTGAAGAGGTGAAGATCGGCATGGAAATGGTGACCAAGGTCAACCAGCTTCCCAACGGCAACCTCAACTACGTGTTTGAAAAAGCCTAG
- a CDS encoding thiolase C-terminal domain-containing protein: MPKVAVIGVGQSAFVRGYPGSIRELAFEAYAEAMADAGAQNSDIGATVICSSPEYDKQRSPAGVIAEYCGLNPQPTFYVETLCSSSSTGLKLAYSLVASGLHDSVMVLGFQKMSEISSAESQERMGRGADIQFESPFGTMMPAYYAMHAKAYLDHFGASEEDLARIRVKAATYGQINAKAVYRKGVELEQCLTADPVSKPLKVFDCCANADGSSCVIVASEERAKAMGIKKPVWILGIGAASMPINMSCRDKFHGLEVAEQAAKQAYAMAGLGPKDINVAEVHDCFTIAEMMAYENLGFAEPGQGPELIRAKETYKEGSIPVNVDGGLLSKGHPIGATGGSQVRTIVLQLRDQAGDMQVKDPQFGLVHNIGGVGLYGNVTIFGR; encoded by the coding sequence ATGCCCAAAGTTGCCGTAATCGGGGTGGGGCAGTCGGCTTTTGTGCGCGGCTACCCCGGCTCCATCCGTGAACTGGCCTTCGAGGCCTACGCCGAGGCCATGGCCGATGCCGGGGCCCAAAACAGCGACATCGGGGCCACGGTGATCTGCTCCAGCCCGGAGTACGACAAGCAGCGTTCCCCGGCGGGAGTCATCGCCGAGTACTGCGGCCTCAACCCCCAGCCCACCTTCTACGTGGAGACCCTGTGCTCCAGCTCCTCCACCGGGCTCAAGCTGGCCTATTCCCTGGTGGCCAGCGGCCTGCACGACAGCGTGATGGTGCTGGGCTTCCAGAAGATGAGCGAGATAAGCAGCGCCGAGAGCCAGGAGCGCATGGGCCGCGGGGCGGACATCCAGTTCGAGAGCCCCTTCGGCACCATGATGCCCGCCTATTACGCCATGCACGCCAAGGCCTATCTGGACCACTTTGGGGCCAGCGAGGAAGACCTGGCCCGCATCCGGGTGAAGGCGGCCACCTACGGGCAGATCAACGCCAAGGCGGTGTACCGCAAGGGTGTCGAGCTGGAGCAGTGCCTCACCGCCGATCCGGTATCCAAGCCGCTCAAGGTCTTCGACTGCTGCGCCAACGCCGACGGCAGCTCCTGCGTGATCGTGGCCAGCGAAGAGCGGGCCAAGGCCATGGGTATCAAAAAGCCGGTGTGGATTCTGGGCATCGGCGCGGCCTCCATGCCCATCAACATGTCCTGCCGGGACAAGTTCCACGGCCTGGAGGTGGCCGAACAAGCGGCCAAGCAAGCCTACGCCATGGCCGGTCTGGGCCCCAAGGACATCAACGTGGCCGAGGTGCACGACTGCTTCACCATCGCCGAGATGATGGCTTACGAGAACCTGGGCTTTGCCGAGCCGGGCCAGGGGCCGGAGCTGATCCGGGCCAAGGAGACCTACAAGGAGGGCTCCATCCCGGTGAACGTGGACGGCGGCCTGCTCAGCAAGGGCCACCCCATCGGAGCCACGGGCGGCAGCCAGGTGCGCACCATCGTATTGCAGCTTCGCGACCAGGCGGGGGACATGCAGGTCAAGGACCCGCAGTTCGGCCTGGTGCACAACATCGGCGGCGTGGGCCTGTACGGCAACGTCACCATCTTCGGGAGGTGA
- a CDS encoding MASE3 domain-containing protein — translation MLLLLGLHLSVPYSYNLFHSLAETFSVVVACGIFMVAWNTREFSRVPYLTFLGVAYLFVAGLDVLHTLAYQGMDIFPDARPDLTTQLWLVARVMEAVSLVLAPLLGMRRFKAEALLIVYALVTAGLLTLIFTDHFPLCYIPGQGLTPFKVYGEYLVCLLLAGAGVLFWWRAPMLDPLVLRLVLASIACTIVSEVCFTIYVNAFGTANQVGHYLKIISFYLLYRASVVASLKRPYQVLFRDLGLREQHLRASEGRLRAILENAAALVIFLAPDWKVHEFNRGAQETLGWQRQEVLSRDFLSLLISPEQAPGVEDILRQSLDGRPQRQVETVMHDKQGQPHHMLWNCTCLEDGQGQPLGVVISGLDITVRIKYAQEREKLIQSLQEALAEVKTLSGLLPICSHCKKVRDDSGYWRQIERYVEKHTQAEFSHSLCPQCAHELYPDYFPRSASEVAAELKIPGNQPKNR, via the coding sequence GTGTTATTGTTGTTGGGCCTGCATCTGAGCGTTCCCTACTCCTACAATCTTTTCCACAGCCTGGCCGAAACCTTCTCGGTGGTGGTGGCTTGCGGCATCTTCATGGTGGCCTGGAACACCAGGGAGTTCAGCCGGGTCCCCTACCTCACCTTCCTCGGCGTGGCCTACCTCTTCGTGGCCGGCCTGGACGTGTTGCACACCCTGGCCTATCAGGGCATGGATATCTTCCCGGACGCCAGGCCGGACCTGACCACCCAGCTATGGCTGGTCGCCCGGGTCATGGAGGCCGTTTCCCTGGTCTTGGCCCCCCTGCTGGGCATGCGCCGCTTCAAGGCAGAGGCCCTTCTGATCGTCTACGCCCTGGTAACCGCCGGGTTGCTGACGCTTATTTTCACCGACCACTTTCCGCTTTGTTACATCCCGGGCCAGGGACTCACCCCCTTCAAGGTTTACGGCGAATACCTGGTCTGCCTGCTCCTGGCGGGCGCGGGGGTGCTGTTTTGGTGGCGGGCGCCCATGTTGGACCCCTTGGTGCTGCGCCTGGTTTTGGCCTCCATCGCCTGCACCATAGTCTCCGAGGTGTGCTTCACCATTTACGTCAACGCCTTTGGAACGGCCAACCAGGTGGGCCACTACCTCAAAATCATTTCCTTTTACCTGCTATACCGGGCCAGCGTGGTGGCCAGCCTGAAGCGGCCCTACCAGGTTCTTTTCCGCGATCTCGGGTTGCGGGAGCAGCATCTCAGGGCCAGCGAGGGCCGCCTCAGGGCCATCCTGGAAAACGCCGCCGCCCTGGTGATCTTCTTGGCCCCGGATTGGAAGGTGCACGAGTTCAACCGGGGAGCGCAGGAAACGTTGGGCTGGCAACGGCAAGAGGTGTTGTCCAGGGACTTTCTGAGTTTGCTGATCTCCCCCGAACAGGCGCCCGGCGTGGAAGACATCCTGCGCCAAAGCTTGGACGGACGGCCCCAGAGGCAGGTCGAAACGGTCATGCACGACAAGCAAGGGCAGCCTCACCACATGCTTTGGAACTGCACCTGCCTGGAGGACGGACAAGGCCAGCCCCTGGGCGTGGTCATCAGCGGCTTGGACATCACGGTGCGCATTAAGTATGCCCAGGAGCGGGAGAAGCTCATCCAGTCCTTGCAAGAGGCCCTGGCCGAGGTCAAAACCCTGTCCGGCCTGCTGCCCATCTGCTCCCACTGCAAAAAGGTGCGTGACGACTCGGGTTATTGGCGCCAGATCGAACGATACGTGGAAAAGCACACCCAGGCCGAGTTCAGCCACAGCCTGTGCCCCCAATGCGCCCACGAGCTCTATCCCGACTATTTCCCCCGCTCCGCCTCCGAGGTTGCCGCGGAACTAAAAATCCCTGGTAATCAACCGAAAAATCGTTAG
- the serS gene encoding serine--tRNA ligase, whose translation MLDLKFLRDNLELVKAAVANRQAEVDLAGFEDLDAKRRQILPELESLRARRNEVSQQVGRVKREGGDPSGVYAEMKEVGGRIKELEGELAGVEEAIKRVLMTIPNPPHASVPVGKGEEDNPVVETWGEPPEFDFEPLNHWDIGEALGIIDFEAAARMTGARFVVLKGAGARLERALINFMLDIQTIEHGYREVLPPFMVNSQAMTGTGQLPKFAEDLFKLEGTDYWLIPTAEVPVTNLHMGQVVEAERLPLKYTAYTPCFRAEAGSHGKDVRGLIRQHQFDKVELVRLVRPEESYQHLEELTANAEEILRRLELPYQKVVLCTGDLGFSAAKTYDLEVWLPGQNRYREISSCSNFEDFQARRAGLRFKEKGAKGTSLVHTLNGSGLAVGRTLVAILENGQQADGTVKLPAALAPYMGGLEVITPEE comes from the coding sequence GTGCTTGATCTTAAATTCCTCCGTGATAACCTGGAGTTGGTAAAAGCCGCCGTGGCCAATAGGCAGGCCGAGGTGGACTTGGCCGGTTTCGAGGATCTGGACGCCAAGCGCCGCCAGATATTGCCCGAGTTGGAAAGCCTGCGCGCCCGGCGCAACGAGGTGAGCCAACAGGTGGGGCGCGTCAAGCGCGAGGGCGGCGACCCCAGCGGCGTCTACGCCGAGATGAAAGAGGTGGGCGGACGCATCAAGGAGCTGGAAGGCGAACTGGCCGGGGTGGAGGAGGCCATCAAGCGGGTGCTTATGACCATCCCTAACCCGCCCCACGCCTCGGTTCCCGTGGGCAAGGGCGAGGAAGACAACCCGGTGGTGGAGACCTGGGGCGAGCCGCCCGAATTCGACTTCGAGCCTCTCAATCATTGGGACATCGGCGAAGCCCTGGGCATCATCGACTTCGAGGCCGCCGCCCGCATGACCGGAGCCCGCTTCGTGGTGCTCAAGGGGGCCGGGGCCCGGCTGGAGCGGGCCCTGATCAACTTCATGCTGGACATCCAGACCATTGAGCACGGCTACCGCGAGGTCCTGCCGCCGTTCATGGTCAACAGCCAGGCCATGACCGGCACCGGCCAGTTGCCCAAGTTCGCCGAGGACCTGTTCAAGCTGGAAGGCACCGACTATTGGCTGATCCCCACCGCCGAGGTGCCGGTGACCAACCTGCACATGGGCCAGGTGGTGGAGGCCGAGCGCCTGCCGCTAAAGTACACCGCCTACACCCCCTGCTTCCGGGCCGAGGCGGGCAGCCACGGCAAGGACGTGCGCGGGCTCATTCGCCAGCACCAGTTCGACAAGGTGGAGTTGGTGCGCCTGGTGCGCCCGGAAGAGAGCTACCAGCACCTGGAAGAGCTCACCGCCAACGCCGAGGAGATTCTGCGCCGCCTGGAGCTGCCCTATCAGAAGGTGGTGCTTTGCACCGGCGACCTGGGCTTCTCGGCGGCCAAGACCTACGACCTGGAGGTGTGGCTGCCCGGCCAAAACCGCTACCGGGAGATAAGCTCCTGCTCCAACTTCGAGGATTTCCAGGCCCGGCGGGCGGGGTTGCGCTTCAAGGAAAAAGGCGCCAAGGGCACCAGCCTGGTGCACACCCTCAACGGCTCGGGCCTGGCGGTGGGACGCACCCTGGTGGCCATCCTGGAAAACGGCCAGCAAGCCGACGGCACGGTAAAGTTGCCGGCCGCCCTGGCCCCCTACATGGGCGGTCTGGAAGTCATTACCCCGGAGGAGTAA
- a CDS encoding penicillin-binding transpeptidase domain-containing protein, with protein sequence MVRRLVVFGRLAPVAAFFLVLACLAGAAIPALAGPTTLDKTQLARMLGGGWTPRLAAGYTLELRHDRLGRMRLEPTIIPSLQAQADNLLKPLKSHRAAVVVLEPSSGKVLVLSGVRRGRLDPGVALDATAPAASLFKVVTAAAALEETGLDPDSRLGYVGRAHTLYRFQLKEKPRYRPQQVTLAKSFASSNNPIFARLGIYQVGGRILTNYAHSLGFEKKLPFELPLNSSCLVKPASSYGVGEMASGYNRVTSMSPLHAALVVSTFLNGGRLPEPYIVKRLSSADGMTYYLGKPHLGPPIISPETCDQMQRLFEATVEVGTARKAFRRLNRDKVLKNLELGGKTGTIRGPDRSELFEWFAGYGHDPESGHTLAVAVLVVHGKVRYANPKRLARRMLQEAFRSGTLYADKKPGAIH encoded by the coding sequence ATGGTTCGTCGCCTGGTTGTATTTGGCCGCCTAGCTCCGGTAGCGGCGTTTTTCCTGGTACTGGCCTGCCTGGCGGGCGCGGCGATTCCCGCCCTGGCCGGCCCCACCACGCTGGACAAAACCCAGCTCGCCCGCATGTTGGGTGGCGGCTGGACGCCCCGGCTGGCCGCCGGTTACACCCTGGAGCTCAGGCACGACCGGCTGGGCCGCATGCGCCTGGAGCCCACCATCATCCCCTCTTTGCAGGCCCAGGCGGACAACCTGCTCAAGCCCCTGAAAAGCCACCGCGCCGCCGTGGTGGTGCTGGAGCCCTCCAGCGGCAAGGTGTTGGTGTTGTCCGGGGTGCGCCGCGGCCGCCTGGATCCGGGCGTGGCCCTGGACGCCACCGCCCCGGCGGCCAGCCTGTTCAAGGTGGTCACCGCCGCCGCCGCCCTGGAAGAAACCGGGCTGGACCCGGACAGCCGGTTGGGTTACGTGGGCCGCGCCCACACCCTTTACCGCTTTCAGCTAAAGGAAAAACCGCGCTACCGGCCCCAGCAGGTCACCCTGGCCAAGAGCTTCGCCTCTTCCAACAACCCCATCTTCGCCCGGCTAGGCATATACCAGGTGGGTGGCAGAATCCTGACCAACTACGCCCACTCCCTGGGTTTTGAAAAAAAGCTGCCCTTTGAGCTGCCGCTGAACTCCAGTTGCCTGGTCAAGCCGGCCAGCTCCTACGGGGTGGGCGAGATGGCCAGTGGCTACAACCGGGTCACCTCCATGAGCCCCCTGCACGCGGCCCTGGTGGTTTCCACCTTCCTCAATGGAGGCCGCCTGCCCGAGCCCTACATAGTAAAGCGCCTCAGCAGCGCCGACGGCATGACCTACTATCTGGGCAAGCCCCACCTGGGCCCGCCCATCATTAGCCCGGAAACCTGCGACCAGATGCAGCGCCTGTTCGAGGCCACGGTGGAAGTGGGCACCGCCCGCAAGGCCTTCCGGCGGCTCAACCGTGACAAGGTGCTCAAAAATCTGGAGTTGGGCGGCAAGACCGGCACCATCCGGGGGCCGGACCGCAGCGAGTTGTTCGAGTGGTTCGCGGGCTACGGCCACGACCCGGAGAGCGGCCACACCCTGGCGGTGGCCGTATTGGTGGTGCACGGCAAGGTGCGCTATGCCAACCCCAAGCGCCTGGCCCGGCGCATGCTGCAGGAAGCCTTTCGCAGCGGAACCCTCTACGCCGATAAAAAGCCCGGCGCCATTCATTAG
- a CDS encoding FG-GAP-like repeat-containing protein yields MKRSRFFWSVVALLAVLSVALTAPVALSAAPKRVVILPFTTNSQEDISFLAKGLRDMLASRLPWQDKVTVVEPDLVAPLLKKYPAPYTEAKAREIGKELSAQVVVYGSITKLGSTISVDARVLKVDQPGQALTAYVNAKDMDEVIPQINQFAQRINAEIFKRPDAIAAQNQAKEATKVASTGGSADSGGLEKLPENISPLNPLFLKELSGVESDRYWRSPRLKGIVNSVAVGDIDGDGKNELIIAFPNRVRFYRLTAGAFRLLYEFKDGPDGDYLFVDVGDINDDGRAEVYVSNRLVSSNESFVLEWQGGRPQMKEKGLPYSFRVQASPMGKGDWLFAQRSAVDSPFFGPVYKMHYVNGKLEEERAMNLPDTAMIFNFVVADLNASGRLYTVLVGPTMHLRVYNDKNEQIWISGDTYNASSKFLEYMEQQGTGYDSSWWYLYSRLYLTDMNNDGRQEILCLQVKGRFGMVLTHTRMIYQGTIYSMSWNGLSMVEDWRTPRIQGDVVDYVIGDVGNVGRPALVLAFTQKVFGGMMDKGVSNVVAFTLKPTTANKKPPVNKGL; encoded by the coding sequence ATGAAACGCAGCCGTTTCTTTTGGTCCGTGGTGGCACTTTTAGCGGTACTGAGCGTTGCCCTAACCGCCCCCGTCGCCCTATCCGCCGCTCCCAAGCGCGTGGTGATCCTGCCCTTCACCACCAACAGCCAAGAGGACATCTCATTTTTGGCCAAGGGATTGCGGGACATGTTGGCTTCCCGTCTGCCCTGGCAAGACAAGGTAACCGTGGTGGAGCCGGACCTGGTGGCTCCCCTGCTCAAGAAATATCCCGCGCCCTATACCGAGGCCAAGGCCCGCGAGATCGGCAAGGAGTTGAGCGCCCAGGTGGTGGTTTACGGATCCATCACCAAGCTGGGCAGCACCATCAGCGTGGACGCGCGCGTGCTCAAGGTGGATCAGCCCGGTCAGGCCCTGACCGCCTATGTGAACGCCAAGGACATGGACGAGGTGATCCCCCAGATCAACCAGTTCGCCCAGCGCATCAACGCGGAGATATTCAAGCGGCCCGACGCCATAGCGGCTCAGAACCAGGCCAAGGAAGCCACCAAGGTGGCCTCGACGGGCGGCTCCGCCGACTCTGGCGGCCTGGAAAAGCTGCCGGAGAACATCAGCCCGCTGAACCCCTTGTTCCTCAAGGAGCTCTCCGGCGTGGAGAGCGACCGCTACTGGCGCAGCCCCCGCCTCAAGGGCATCGTCAACTCGGTGGCGGTGGGGGATATCGACGGCGACGGTAAGAACGAGTTGATCATCGCGTTCCCCAACCGGGTGCGCTTCTACCGCCTTACCGCGGGCGCCTTCCGCCTGCTGTACGAGTTCAAGGACGGCCCTGACGGCGACTATCTTTTCGTGGACGTGGGCGACATCAACGACGACGGCCGGGCCGAGGTCTATGTATCCAACCGCCTGGTCAGCAGCAACGAGAGCTTCGTTTTGGAGTGGCAAGGCGGCCGTCCCCAGATGAAGGAAAAGGGCCTCCCCTATAGCTTCAGGGTGCAGGCCAGCCCCATGGGCAAGGGCGACTGGCTCTTTGCCCAGCGCAGCGCCGTGGACTCCCCGTTCTTCGGGCCGGTCTACAAGATGCACTACGTTAACGGCAAGCTCGAGGAAGAGCGGGCGATGAACCTGCCCGACACCGCCATGATCTTCAACTTCGTGGTGGCGGATCTCAACGCCTCGGGCCGCCTGTACACCGTGCTCGTCGGCCCCACCATGCACCTGAGGGTGTACAACGACAAGAACGAGCAAATCTGGATCAGCGGCGACACCTACAACGCCTCCAGCAAGTTCCTGGAGTACATGGAGCAGCAGGGGACCGGCTACGATTCTTCCTGGTGGTATCTCTACAGCCGCCTGTACCTCACCGATATGAACAACGACGGCCGCCAGGAGATTCTCTGCCTGCAGGTGAAGGGCCGTTTCGGCATGGTCTTGACCCACACCCGCATGATCTACCAAGGCACCATCTACAGCATGAGCTGGAACGGACTTTCCATGGTGGAGGATTGGCGCACTCCGCGCATCCAAGGTGACGTGGTCGATTACGTGATCGGCGACGTGGGCAACGTGGGCCGGCCGGCCCTGGTGCTCGCCTTCACCCAAAAGGTCTTCGGCGGCATGATGGACAAGGGGGTGAGCAACGTTGTTGCCTTTACCCTCAAGCCGACCACCGCCAATAAGAAGCCGCCGGTCAACAAGGGCCTGTAG
- a CDS encoding zinc ribbon domain-containing protein produces the protein MECPHCQQELPALPCATCGQKALPGAAFCHNCGHELPAPEGEPPKLLTCASCGHVAPETANYCAQCGESLREDGGLPEGQIDFGDLTDRKACSDGNCIGIIGPDGKCTECGKPYTGPAE, from the coding sequence ATGGAGTGCCCCCACTGTCAACAGGAACTGCCCGCCCTGCCCTGCGCCACCTGCGGCCAAAAGGCCCTGCCCGGCGCGGCCTTTTGTCACAACTGCGGCCATGAGCTGCCCGCCCCGGAAGGCGAGCCGCCCAAGCTTTTGACCTGCGCCTCTTGCGGCCACGTGGCCCCGGAGACGGCCAACTATTGCGCCCAGTGCGGCGAATCGCTGCGCGAGGACGGTGGTCTTCCGGAAGGCCAGATAGATTTCGGCGATCTCACCGACCGCAAGGCCTGCAGCGACGGCAACTGCATCGGCATCATCGGGCCGGACGGCAAGTGCACCGAGTGCGGCAAGCCCTACACCGGCCCGGCCGAGTAA
- the queD gene encoding 6-carboxytetrahydropterin synthase QueD, whose protein sequence is MYRLMVTGRFAAAHNLRNFNGRCEALHGHNWKVEVVVQGNQLDRADLLMDFGELKKLMNQAMDRLDHCHLNEITPFDQVNPSSEQIAKYLFETIGQGLPEHVSMYSVSAWESDDSRATYLGD, encoded by the coding sequence ATGTATCGCCTGATGGTGACCGGCCGCTTTGCCGCGGCCCACAACCTGCGCAACTTCAATGGCCGCTGCGAAGCCCTGCACGGCCACAACTGGAAGGTGGAAGTGGTGGTGCAGGGGAACCAACTGGACCGGGCCGACCTGTTGATGGACTTCGGCGAGCTCAAGAAGCTCATGAACCAGGCCATGGACCGGCTGGACCACTGCCACCTCAACGAGATCACGCCCTTTGACCAGGTGAACCCCTCCAGCGAGCAGATCGCCAAGTACCTTTTCGAGACCATCGGCCAGGGCCTGCCCGAGCACGTAAGCATGTACTCGGTATCGGCCTGGGAGTCCGACGACAGCCGGGCCACCTACCTGGGCGATTAG
- the hypE gene encoding hydrogenase expression/formation protein HypE — MSRGEHILLDHGAGGKASAELVAELFARHLGNELLGQMDDAAVLPPLGGRLAVSTDSFVVDPIFFPGGDIGSLAVHGTVNDVAMRGATPLYLTTGFVLEEGLPIGDLERVVASMGRAARQAGVKVVAGDTKVVGRGQADKLFINTTGIGVIPDGLELGAARARPGDAVLVSGTLGDHGVTILASREGLGLTAPIASDSAPLNHLAAGLIAACPGLRTLRDPTRGGLATALNEIAALSGVGIELEEAAIPIDPVVAGVCELLGLDPLYLANEGKLICIVEGSQAEAALAAMRSDPLGRRAALIGRCGGQRAGRVWSNTSVGGRRVLDMLSGEPLPRIC, encoded by the coding sequence ATGAGCCGGGGAGAGCACATCCTCTTGGACCACGGGGCCGGGGGCAAGGCCAGCGCCGAGCTGGTGGCCGAGCTTTTCGCCCGGCATCTGGGCAACGAGCTGCTGGGCCAGATGGACGACGCGGCGGTGCTGCCGCCCCTTGGCGGCCGCCTGGCGGTGAGCACCGACAGCTTCGTGGTGGACCCCATCTTTTTCCCCGGCGGCGACATCGGCTCCCTGGCGGTGCACGGCACGGTCAACGACGTGGCCATGCGCGGGGCCACCCCGCTTTATCTCACCACGGGCTTCGTGCTGGAGGAGGGGCTGCCCATCGGCGACCTGGAGCGGGTGGTGGCCTCCATGGGCCGGGCCGCCCGCCAGGCCGGGGTCAAGGTGGTGGCCGGGGACACCAAGGTGGTGGGCCGGGGCCAGGCGGACAAGCTGTTCATCAACACCACCGGCATCGGGGTGATCCCCGATGGGTTGGAACTGGGCGCGGCTCGGGCCCGGCCCGGAGACGCGGTGCTGGTCTCGGGCACCCTGGGCGATCACGGGGTGACCATCCTGGCCTCCCGCGAGGGCCTGGGCCTCACCGCGCCCATCGCCTCGGACTCGGCTCCGCTCAACCATCTGGCCGCCGGGCTCATCGCCGCCTGCCCCGGTCTGCGCACCCTGCGCGACCCCACCCGGGGCGGCCTGGCCACGGCCCTCAACGAGATTGCCGCCCTGAGCGGAGTGGGCATCGAGCTGGAAGAGGCGGCCATACCCATCGACCCGGTGGTGGCCGGGGTGTGCGAGCTGCTGGGCCTGGACCCCCTGTATTTAGCCAACGAGGGCAAGCTGATCTGCATCGTGGAAGGGAGCCAGGCCGAGGCGGCCCTGGCGGCCATGCGGTCCGATCCCCTGGGGCGGCGGGCGGCGCTCATCGGCCGCTGCGGCGGCCAGCGGGCGGGACGGGTGTGGAGCAACACCAGCGTGGGTGGCCGGCGCGTGCTGGACATGCTCTCCGGCGAGCCCCTGCCGCGCATCTGCTGA